DNA sequence from the bacterium genome:
CGCGGCAGCGGGCTTTGGCCAGTGTCATCAACGCCGAGAGGCTGACCTTTTCCGTGCCGACGATCACCGCTCGTTTTCCCACCCGGCTGTTGAGGTGATGGACGAAATCCTGCAGGGACCCGGTGGTGAAGATCCCCTGAGACCGGCTGCCGGCCACCAGGCGCGCTGCCCGAGGCCGCTCACGGCAGCCGGTGGCGAGCAGGATCGCGCGGGCCTCGATCTCCTGCAGGCCGTCCGGGCCTGTGGCTAAACAGGTCAACGGGCCGGTCCAGTCAATCACCGTCGTCTGAGTGAGCAGCTCCACCTGCTGTCTTTTCGCATCCAGAATCCAGGCAGCCGCATATCCCGGTCCGGTCTTCAGCCTGTGGCGATCCAGAATGCCGAAACCGGTGTGATGACAAAAACGCGGCATGCCGCCGGCAACAGGGTCGCGCTCCAGGACCAGGAGGTCGGCCACGCCTAACCGTTTCAATGCAACCGCTGCAGCCAGACCAGCCGGTCCGGCGCCGATGATCAAAACTTCAGTTTTCCGCTGTTTCATGCTACTCCTTGTATCCAATGAGCGAAGCCGGTTTGACGCCGAGATGATCGGCCAGCATTTTGCTGACATCCGCATGGCAGTGAAAGCCCTGACACCGGCCCTGCATGCAACGGGTCCGCCGGCGCAGGCCGTCGAGCGTCGTGGCCGGAATGGCGGAGTTCAATGCATCTTTGATCTCTCCGGCCGTCACCCGTTCACAGTGGCAGACGATGCGGCCATAGTCCGGATCCGCGGCGATGGCGGATTCGGAACGATAGGGCCTTGTCTGCGCCTCCCCCAGAGGAGGCAGATGGATGGTCTGGTAATCGGCCTTGGGCTGCAACACCACACCCATCTCTTCCAATAGACCTTGAACATATTCAGCAATGCCCAAAGAGGCGGAGATGCCGGTGGAGCGAATGCCGCCCACACAGATGTAGCATTGTTCGGCAGAGGAAAAAATCTGATAATCGCTGTGCTCGGTAGCGGCGCGAAGACCGGCGTAGGTGGCGGTCACCTCCTCCTTCATCAGCGTTGAAATAATCGCTTCGCCCTTTTTCCAGAGAAAATCCAATCCCTCGTTGGAAGTCCCTTTCTGCGTCTTGTCCTTCAGGTCTTCGGCGGTGGGCCCCAGCATGACATTGCCGTAAACCGTGGGGCTGACCAGTACCCCCTTGGTTTTTCCTGTGGGAATCTGCAGCAGCAC
Encoded proteins:
- a CDS encoding FAD-dependent oxidoreductase; the encoded protein is SGSVHCRYVINAAGLYSDEIDRLYGYTRFTVTPRRGELIVFDKFARPLVNHVLLQIPTGKTKGVLVSPTVYGNVMLGPTAEDLKDKTQKGTSNEGLDFLWKKGEAIISTLMKEEVTATYAGLRAATEHSDYQIFSSAEQCYICVGGIRSTGISASLGIAEYVQGLLEEMGVVLQPKADYQTIHLPPLGEAQTRPYRSESAIAADPDYGRIVCHCERVTAGEIKDALNSAIPATTLDGLRRRTRCMQGRCQGFHCHADVSKMLADHLGVKPASLIGYKE